The following nucleotide sequence is from Harmonia axyridis chromosome 5, icHarAxyr1.1, whole genome shotgun sequence.
ttgattggattggaagtcagtatagacaaccacaaaacgaaaaatataactgaaaacgatgctgtaatgagttcattacagcactgtttttagaactgtaatgaactcgttacgatactgaaatagagaaaataatttcattttgtatttttggTGAGAGGTAAAGTGCATTTTTCGATCCTATTTCTAAATGTTACTGAAAAGACAGGGAATTTTGGTATCTTGCTTAAATAGCTGATGAATGAGAAAATTGCTTACACTTCAAATAAGCATTTTTTCATGTAgtacaatttaaaaatatttttcttctcacaatgatactTCTGTAATTCCACAAAAGcaactttgaaaaagcaaaatcttccaagttatttttttattgttctgccaaaatttttttttccttctgattAATGGGGGGGTTACGTCCCCAATAACCCCCCCCTCGTTACGCCCATGATCCGAAGActaggacagggtagaccacgggtaacaactgccattcaagaacgttacttgagagtttcttcgttgagacaacggtttgcaatcgctcgcctccttcaaaatcggcttgagcaaactcatggggtgcaaattagcactcagacaataataaatcgcctcagagaatatgatttgaggcccagctcttaccccagcccatcgcagggcgcgtttggattttgcgagagagcatatccattgggaagaggctgattgggaaagagttctcttcacagataaGTCttgattctgcctctaccattgtgatcgacgttccctcgtatacagacgtccacatgaaagatatgctcagtgcaatttcctgaatactactggtttcgggggaagatcgattatggtatggggtggaatatctttgaatgctcgcacagacctagtggtcgttgataatggagctatgaatgctgaaaggtatataaggaacattcttgaagagcatgtagtgccatttgccccatacattcgtgaaaatttaatttttatggacgataatcccagaccccatcgtgcgcgcatcgttcaggagtaccttgaagaggttgaagtctctcgaatggaatggccagcaagaagtccagatctcaatccgattgagtaggtttgggacaacctcaatagaaggctgagaagttcagaaaatcatccagctactcttaatgacttaggaatccaactcagagaaatctgggaaggattagatcagaacattttaagatcactcgttttgagtatgaaccgtcgttgccgagctgtaattaacgcaaggggtggaaataccaagtattaaatcacttatcagcattccagtattttgaaaatttgtttatttctcttctttcacataagattcagtgaaatcctgaatttttctttcatttaatgtgtcttgtttcgttcaaaaccttcccgagagaacataaaaagtaagttataaagtcaactttcattaaaattaggattttcagaatgtgcgttaatttttttgcgcagtgtatatggATACAgaccagggcccccgcaaccgcgcgtgcaacgcgtgcaccgcacgcgggcgccactctaaaagggcgccaaaacctcttatagaccgcatgaagaaccgagggaccaaaggttttcgaaaaagattctttcaaatttttttaacaatttttttttccaaacttcttttttgcaatttatacaagtttccgaacgtcgcaatcggcatgaaatagccagatcacagaatactaaatatatagccagatattggtttaaaaaaacgcatactcgatgctaatcctagggcatttttttcGCCaagtgctgcacacagcttaaatttaactgaaaatgatgctgctaaggtttcaaatgaaacagtggactcttttgatattgtacaagaactttatatatatatatttctcttcatccacaagaagattggaatgttataaaaaagcatgatcctcagttacatctaaaacccctaagtgatactaaatggtcaagtagaattgatgctaaagttttattttattcaaatatgttatagccttttagaaatagcagaaaatgatacttttaacatggaaactagacatagacatttctcttttattaaatattcattcttttaaatttatttgaagtataataatttcttatgatgtttcattccagattaatattgtaagcagaatgatgcaaagtgtagcgattgacattaaagtgtgccaaaactatttgaagaatttagttgatcatttcaaaaattatagggatgataatgttctcgagtaaaaacttgcggaagctggagaactagcggctgctcttgagatagatcaaggtttttctctattatatactgtaagacgaaagtataaaccaaaattgttcgattatgaacagacggatgaggcacctcaagatcaaaaaatcgcttttaaaataaatttctttttgaaaataattgaacacTAAGgaacactaagttccttaaatagtaggtttacgataacgttttttgttttatttgtgatattcttaaattaaatgataaatatctattgaaatgctgtcatgctcttcaacaaaagctaactgatcaggaaagaaagaggctgacgtgaaagaaaatgatttattcaacgagataaaagccctaagattgttttcattatctgaagcgaaaatcctcttgaaattctacaatatattttcgaaaataatcttacttcttctctaccgaatcttagtattgcctcaagaatccttctcactttacctgtgtctgttgcttctggtaagagatcattcactaaattaaaaataattgaaaactttttgaagtctaccatgtcataagaaagattttctggattggcaatcttagatatagagcaagagatactcgataaaattgattgattgattatataaaaaaattttcaacagccaaatctagaaaaacatccattcaatttctgcattgatcctgattaaatgtttatgcctttatgaataatttatagaagaatacagcttaagttttgaaacacattaaaaatgtattatgttacaactaacaccataaagttcttaaggcaatgaaggttgctgatagattttcaaccattctacactaaattcttaacaaaacaaaaaaaatttcgattatcaagcagtgcttttctccacctcccccctttaaggggcgccaaaatatgttccgcacgcgggcgttgatgtcccttgcgggggccctgatacAGACCCAATCACAATTGCAgcgattgaaattttcatttataggAAAAAAAGGATCGAAAAGTGTACAAAAATACTTTGATCTGCATATTATAACTCAAAACTATCCCCATTTTTCCGATCTTCACAGTCCCCCTCTCTCAAATTTCCTTCACTAACAGACTTAACTTTTTACCATTCCAGTTTaatttttccactttttttatttaacacttatttcaatgaaaatattgaaatttaaaaaaatttcgagatgtacgaatagttttttttcaaaaacttgtttttttccataattaaaACAAATGAGATGTTATGACGACTATCATTCTCTTTAAACCAAAAGCCTTCACAAATTTAATTCATATGAATGTGATACACTTCTGAAACCTACCTTATAGTATTTGTTTTCGCAATCTTGTTTCATAACTGCCCTATAAGTTGTTTTGACTCTATTTTATTTGTAATGTTGCTTTCATGTCCTATTCTTTGTTCAATTATAAGGTTTCTTATATTCTATAATATAGAAACGAATCTAACACAATATACAgagtttatttattataatattgttatgaattgatatttttgtattttatattgtagTAATTCCATCTTTTGTATTTGAATAACTTGGCAGCATACAACCTTGCTTGGGCTGAATATTGTGCATTTTATTCTGTTATTTCTCACAATACATGTAACTTTTAAACATGATAAATTAATCGAAATATCATAATACTCTGTAttgtttatattattataaactattatttaatatatattattgaatatatttctatttctctGACTCAAATTACCCTTCACACATAGTTTGAGTCAGAGTCAGTTTGAAAATTGAGTGTTTGATATCGCTGTGCGATATCACTCACTCAACTTTCAAACTGGCTCTAACTCTCATTTACGAAAGCAAGCATTCTGAATGGAATCCCATTTGAAATTCCCGCGGAAGCTTTTAGTACCGGCGTTAAGACGCATGAGACCGCTGATGTTTGTTGAACCAGTCCCATGTAGGCGCGTTGGGCATCTAgagaactagtttatctatggttaaCATCACCATGTATATAGCAAACGGCGATCTTGATACATGTCcttcatgatgaccttcatttatgcatccatttgtcgcattctCCCCGGATACCCAGTATATAGCCtaactatataaaaatattctcggacaaaaatttttgtggaaatattaacggcaagagaaaacgaaaaaacgagattccttggataaaaaaagtcctatgaaaatagagccacaaacgttttgcgattgatcaacaaaaatcacatgtttagaaattcagaatgagatttaattcggtcatgAACAACAagcaggaataccgacaaagttaattcccatcaaaaaggaGCCGCATCATAGTCATACATATCTAGATTGACGCAGAAAGACATGTGCAGTCATCAGGGCTGATCGGCATCTCTTTgtgccgacgaagaaacaacataaattttccAAATAGGTTCTGGAGATACGAATATACGTCATTTCGTTCccgagaaaaaaaaagtgaaatcatCGAACGCCATGCACTACCCTTGTCAACCTAGCTTCACCCTCACCGTATCAATACAAGTAGTACAAGTAGTACTAGTACTAGTACTAGTAGTAGTAGTGTAAGGGTAGTACAATTTATATGAGAAAAAATTTTGTAGTCAATTTATTTTAATCATTATATACAAACAGGTGTACGTATTTGAGGAACCTCATATTTTTCACAGAAATCCATGACCAGCAATTGCTGCTGGAATGAAACCTTCACATCCTTCCTTATTCTTGACCCAAAACCATCCTTGGACACTAGAATTGAGCAGAAATACCACTTCACCTTCTCTAACCTTCATCgcatttttttccattccatcATAGTTTTTTGTAATTACTAGTAAGGTATGTCTGACTCCCATTCCTCTAGAAGAAGCAGTTGCCTTTAGGTAAAGACCATCCACGCTTTTCTCACCGTAACTAGTTATAGAATTCCTAGACCTTCTCCTTTGTCGGTTATCTTCGGCGGAACATGATTTCAAACTTAATTTTTCAGTATCGCTGATGTTTCCAGATGGTTTTGGAAATATGTCAGTACTCTTTTCCCAGCAGGGACCATTCTCATCATCATCGGCGGGGGGTATTATgcctgaaattttgaaaaacactgaTTTGTAATCATAAGTTGATTATCATCGTTATAAATTAGAccacaaatatacagggtgtcccgggaagaatgcgacaaatgaataccatgaattaaagtcatcatggaggacccgtatcaagaggtttcaatcgcctgagtgtcttcgtttgggatatacagggtgatgttcatcttttgagtgaaatttcactgttgaataactctttaactaatctaccgaataatttcaaattttgaagttttgtcactctttcctatcgccttccttcaatatttctgaattcaacTAAATCAGTTCCGGAGTGGggaaatttcagactttttctattttcgtaaATATTGGATctccctgtacgtgaacataattttttttccgttttcggaaccacaaagaatcaattcatcataaaaattctaaatctctgtttggcacggtcatacaggttgatcaataaacattccctcatgagtgaaatatttttaggTCAATAAatcttcaacaaatccaccgaataatttcaattttcgaagttttgtcgctctttactatcgccttccttcaatatttctgaaatcgaataaatcagatccggactaggaaaatttaagaccatttttattttcttgaatattgaatcaccctctatattgatattatgattctttttcgttttcgtaaccacaatgaatcaattcataacgaaaatttcaaatctctgcttggcgccatcattcagggtgatcaataaacatttcttcatgaaagaaatttcatagttcacgatatcttgaatttatcggtagaattatttcgaaaattgaagttgtttcaccctccacgaatgtctcacctcaattttcctcaaattattcaagaaaactttttcaacaaactggataaagaatagaccaaaaacagcaaataaattgaaaatattcgatcttgaaaacaatgaatcaaaaataaaatattttcagttcagcagatattgttcaaaatgatattcctccattttgaaacattttttagcacgttgatatgatatagttgtttcaaagatttcgctatcttattcgattgaatcggttgtacttctttcatgaAGGACTGTTTATTGGTCatcctgtatgacggtggcaagctgagttttagtatgttgattattaattaattcgttgtggttacgaaaacgaaaaaaattatgatattgacgtacagagtgatccaatattcacgaaaatcgaaaaagtcCAAAATTTTGTTAGTTcgaatctgatttattcgatttcagaaatattgaaagaaggcGATaataaagggcgacaaaacttcgaaaattgaaattattcggtggatttgttgaagatttattgaactaaaaatatttcactcgtgagggaatgtttattgatcgccctgtatgaccgtgccaagcagagatttagattttttataatgaattgattctttgtggttccgaaaacggaaaaaaacataatgttcacgtacagggtgatccaatattcacgaaattggaaaagtctgaaattttcctagtccggatctgatttactcaaattcagaaatattgaaggaaggcgataggaaagagtgacaaaactcaaaaatttgaaattattcggtcgattagttaaagagttatcgaactgtaaaatttcactcataagatgaacatcaccctgtatatccccaacgaaggcactcaggcgattgaaacatcttgatacgggtcctccatgataaCCTtgatttatggtattcgtttgtagcattcttcccgggacaccctgtatacgaaaaacaataaagaagaaaaaagtgttgTATTTAGAAAGGGAAGAATTATGTTCTAATTTATCTCATTGTTAAGATTTGAATCGAGGCACCAGGTCAAAAAATGGCGGTCCAGctagaaaatattttgaattgaataaaggTCCTGCTGTGCCGTTGTGCTAAATGGGGTAGAGGAAAAAACCATAATTTTCCGACTTCTTTTGGGTTTTTCGCAAAAACTACAAGtcaaatggaaaatttttctcGTACAAAGTTGAAGAGCATCACAATTTACACAACTTTTAGAACCGAAGTATGGCATTTTGAAAAAAGACGTAATGGAAAAAAGCATATTTTTGAGCTCATAAAATGGATTATTCCGATCTACCAGAACTATGTGAATAATGTTCTTTTATACATTGTAGTTTTTGAtagatatttcattgaaataaacgaCCAGAGCTCCTGAGCAATGCCTAATTTTAATGAATGTGAATTTTCTACTCatgaaatagattatttattaGATATAAATGGGGGATTCTACATATCTAAGTATATCATATACAGTgtatcaatttgaaaaggtaCCACCCTAAATATAAGAATTGGAAGTGAGAATACGCACAGCAAGTCGAGAAATTCAAGTTGAAGTTTTCCAAAACGTAAGAGTCGAATTTGAAAATAGGTTATATTTTGTCTACAAAATAATggacatttattattatttatcttcATGTCTTATCGCAACTCTTCCAGTTGTAActattttattcttttatttttgaaaatactaacaaaaaaaggcatttttgaaaaaggaatcgggtgtgcaaaatgaaatattttgtggAAAAGATGACAAAATCAGTTTTCCACAGATATGTTCCATTTTCGGTAAACATttgaatatctttttttctgaatgaagTTATCACCCGTATTTCACGTTTTCGAAATCTTCACAGAATAGGCGGGTAACTTTTCAACTCAATATGCAGAAAAGGTCCAGTCAGTCCAGTGCTTTTCTCACACTTCCTCAGATCGAATTCTGTACAAAAAAATCCCTTTCTCCAAAACGtgaattttaaacattttttcagaatcctgtattatattttgtaCTATTTTTCAGTTCATAAATTGACACATAAATATTCAAGGGAAAAAACTGATTCGAAAGTATTTAATTAACCTATGGCATGAGAGtatgtatttgaaataaaaattcaacattttcataaaacatcaaataCCTCTAAAACTGTAAGACTTCATATGAACGATTTTTTCACATCAGGTAGAGCACATTCTGATCTTTATTCCGGTttcgtttgacgtggtcttttcGGGACATTCTGTATggtatacatacagggtgttccaaattgagtcgtcaccattgccaactccgttattattgatgctacgatgtcggttaaatgggcaaaatGGTAGCATTTTTAATagccttctcgatgccgaaaacaaacaaaaattgacagtcgcgttgtcataatatttcattatatgatatttttctcattggaacaccctatattttttcatgcatttcgattcgttataacattctcaacaacaaagctcatatcacctttcttcctaaagtggaaaatgagcgacttattttgaaatatttatttctttcggcAAATAACACCTCATGATTGTCCTAACTcccattttttgtacttatacgaatgacaatattttgttactgatagcaaaataagacagtaaaaagaaaaaactgtgctgggatgtgaactcgtgaaacccgtgatcatcatgtCGCACCACTCAATtgacaccactaagctatttggTATTAATATACAAAACAATAAGTTCGATCTTAAAGCCATTtcgctagccgcattcattttgtgaatcaatggTGTCGATAGAAGggcccaaatatgtgttcaacaagaaggctatgtttttgaacatttactcGAAATTTTATAGCGATTTATCAAAtccgtttgttataaatgtttcctattaatacaactgtcttattttcacctttacaaaaaaagtcaaatgagctttgttgttgagaatgttatcgaatcgaaaaaatatagggtgttccattgaaaaaaaaatatcattttatgaaatattatgacaacgcgactgtcaatttttttttcggcgtCGAGAaagccactaaaaatgctaccagtttgttcatttaaccgacatcgtagcatcaataataacggagatggtaatggtgccgacttaatttggaacaccctgtatatatgttgTATACTctatgagaaaaattatgatttttcccTCTTCCCAAGTTAACATAAGGAAAGGGCATCCCAGAGGACCTCTTAGTAacctataaaatttcattaaatccaAAATACTTTTCTGCTAAAGATACCTAACGCCTGGACTATTTTTATAAGTTTtcaacacgaaaaaaaaaataattatctcaCCTAAGGGCAAACAGGCAGCGTAACTAACATATCCTTCTTCGGCGTGTGGAGTTTGCACATACAGCCAGTGTTCATTCTTGAAAATTGCATTCACAACCATCCCAAGAGGTAGAAAAATTTCTGCTTGATAACCACCTATCCTGGTCTGATAGAGAACACTAGGAAAAGCTAAAACAACAGGAATGTTGGCCGGTTTGTCAATTGTTGCCTGGAAATAAAAAGATGGTTCAATTGGAGATTGACAGAGAAGCTCGGACTTGGTGTCAGAACATTTTCAGAGCTCTTTTATTCATGCGTTATGATAACCTTAATAGCCTGTGCTTGTTCTCAGGAGCTATGTGACCTGATGGTAGAGACTGTAATAAAGTTGAGAAAAAAGAAGATGATTCAATTGGGGTTTGGGAGAGAAGCTCTAACTTGTTGTCAGGAGGTTGTCAGTGCTCATTTATTCATGCATCCATTGGGGATAACAGTAAAGTGCTTTTATTTTATGAGTTATGATTTATCATCAAGTTATTTTGAGCAGTTCAGATGATACGATCCACCTAATATTCTACTTAAGCATTCTGCATAtacatacataggcgtacaacttccaccgtttttttttgccgaaattcgaggctttattgtgaaaaactggttatacaattTTGATTCAAAGTACTACTGGCTGGGTACTACGTTCTCCCATCTTTCGCCTGCGTGCAaatcccgtgttgaaaaaacttatcttttgaagcgatccacgaatcgatccaatttttttaattcttcataagaccggaagtgctgatcaACTAGACCGTGTGCCATCAATGGATTGAAACaggtgatagtccgagggagcaatgtcaacgtttccaagtatgtcttgaccatatTCGCAAAATGGGGTCgagctgtgaaatcactttatcatctcTCTCATTGTATTGAAGTTGTTTATCTTTCAACGTTCGGCTCAAtcgcatcaattgcgttcgataactatCGTCTGTGATTgattcagtcagttttaacaactcat
It contains:
- the LOC123680786 gene encoding uncharacterized protein LOC123680786, with amino-acid sequence MSNMGQNSSQMGGGFKDKKLPLFWMMRRTTSTQNPNPEQPIKFQYKTRRKKASTEKTLFPNNNNLRKCSANHNFQTLNNFCRSDTNQTVNNKSNKYCKDKNSNEVKCQIIKTQNAPLRTKSEPNLNQERDRQRHRRKNLKTRSHFSDVQQFGYEIKDIDSFLAKATIDKPANIPVVLAFPSVLYQTRIGGYQAEIFLPLGMVVNAIFKNEHWLYVQTPHAEEGYVSYAACLPLGIIPPADDDENGPCWEKSTDIFPKPSGNISDTEKLSLKSCSAEDNRQRRRSRNSITSYGEKSVDGLYLKATASSRGMGVRHTLLVITKNYDGMEKNAMKVREGEVVFLLNSSVQGWFWVKNKEGCEGFIPAAIAGHGFL